Proteins found in one Diorhabda carinulata isolate Delta chromosome 11, icDioCari1.1, whole genome shotgun sequence genomic segment:
- the LOC130899479 gene encoding uncharacterized protein LOC130899479 isoform X3: MSRKFRLEEERAKHLQDEIQEEEDKLKAQKERIFGPIVWKRLPSGIKIMDLQSVNYIQAVNIIMEFFVKKNVIFRNTTRFLEDEDSVTSFRDKLLISMMDRSSIIATKEEEDPDIDEEIVGILLLKAVKKCDYGRVFSRVALNSGKPYASIIKFLNGINRKIDIFEEFQCDSYLRS; this comes from the exons ATGAGTAGAAAATTTAGGTTAGAAGAAGAAAGGGCGAAACATCTTCAAGATGAAAtccaagaagaagaagataaactGAAAGCTCAAAAAGAAAGAATATTCGGTCCTATAGTATGGAAACGACTACCATCCGGTATCAAAATAATGGATCTCCAATCAGTGAACTATATACAAGCCGTTAATATAATTATggagtttttcgtgaaaaaaaacgttatttttcgAAACACTACGAGATTTTTGGAAGACGAAGATTCTGTTACATCGTTCAGAgataaattgttaatttctaTGATGGATAGGAGTTCTATAATAGCTACtaaa GAGGAAGAAGATCCTGATATAGATGAAGAAATCGTTGGTATACTTCTGCTTAAGGCTGTCAAAAAATGCGATTATGGAAGAGTCTTCAGTAGAGTTGCTTTGAATTCTGGTAAACCCTATGCCAGTATTATCAAATTTCTAAATGGAATTAATcgtaaaattgatatttttgaagaatttcaatGCGACAGTTATCTCAG AAGTTAG
- the LOC130899479 gene encoding uncharacterized protein LOC130899479 isoform X2, translating into MSRKFRLEEERAKHLQDEIQEEEDKLKAQKERIFGPIVWKRLPSGIKIMDLQSVNYIQAVNIIMEFFVKKNVIFRNTTRFLEDEDSVTSFRDKLLISMMDRSSIIATKEEEDPDIDEEIVGILLLKAVKKCDYGRVFSRVALNSGKPYASIIKFLNGINRKIDIFEEFQCDSYLRIFE; encoded by the exons ATGAGTAGAAAATTTAGGTTAGAAGAAGAAAGGGCGAAACATCTTCAAGATGAAAtccaagaagaagaagataaactGAAAGCTCAAAAAGAAAGAATATTCGGTCCTATAGTATGGAAACGACTACCATCCGGTATCAAAATAATGGATCTCCAATCAGTGAACTATATACAAGCCGTTAATATAATTATggagtttttcgtgaaaaaaaacgttatttttcgAAACACTACGAGATTTTTGGAAGACGAAGATTCTGTTACATCGTTCAGAgataaattgttaatttctaTGATGGATAGGAGTTCTATAATAGCTACtaaa GAGGAAGAAGATCCTGATATAGATGAAGAAATCGTTGGTATACTTCTGCTTAAGGCTGTCAAAAAATGCGATTATGGAAGAGTCTTCAGTAGAGTTGCTTTGAATTCTGGTAAACCCTATGCCAGTATTATCAAATTTCTAAATGGAATTAATcgtaaaattgatatttttgaagaatttcaatGCGACAGTTATCTCAG aatttttgaataa
- the LOC130899479 gene encoding uncharacterized protein LOC130899479 isoform X1 — protein sequence MSRKFRLEEERAKHLQDEIQEEEDKLKAQKERIFGPIVWKRLPSGIKIMDLQSVNYIQAVNIIMEFFVKKNVIFRNTTRFLEDEDSVTSFRDKLLISMMDRSSIIATKEEEDPDIDEEIVGILLLKAVKKCDYGRVFSRVALNSGKPYASIIKFLNGINRKIDIFEEFQCDSYLRFYLMCIKPEYRGKLLGYQLMSTALNVARHLKISVMMGIFDSWKLQEYAKKLGMQKFFEILYKKYHDDEEELIFCDLGAGNYTCALMAGTIPSFPQPEKLVFKVESVTKPRTRAEKREKYKKNR from the exons ATGAGTAGAAAATTTAGGTTAGAAGAAGAAAGGGCGAAACATCTTCAAGATGAAAtccaagaagaagaagataaactGAAAGCTCAAAAAGAAAGAATATTCGGTCCTATAGTATGGAAACGACTACCATCCGGTATCAAAATAATGGATCTCCAATCAGTGAACTATATACAAGCCGTTAATATAATTATggagtttttcgtgaaaaaaaacgttatttttcgAAACACTACGAGATTTTTGGAAGACGAAGATTCTGTTACATCGTTCAGAgataaattgttaatttctaTGATGGATAGGAGTTCTATAATAGCTACtaaa GAGGAAGAAGATCCTGATATAGATGAAGAAATCGTTGGTATACTTCTGCTTAAGGCTGTCAAAAAATGCGATTATGGAAGAGTCTTCAGTAGAGTTGCTTTGAATTCTGGTAAACCCTATGCCAGTATTATCAAATTTCTAAATGGAATTAATcgtaaaattgatatttttgaagaatttcaatGCGACAGTTATCTCAG ATTCTATCTGATGTGTATAAAACCCGAATACAGAGGAAAACTCTTGGGGTATCAATTAATGTCTACAGCCCTGAATGTTGCTCGCCATTTGAAAATATCCGTCATGATGGGTATATTTGACAGTTGGAAATTACAGGAATACGCTAAGAAATTGGGAAtgcaaaaatttttcgaaatattatatAAGAAGTACCACGACGACGAGGAGGAATTGATATTTTGCGACTTGGGAGCAGGAAATTACACGTGTGCCTTGATGGCCGGAACGATTCCAAGTTTTCCACAACCTGAAAAATTAGTGTTCAAAGTGGAATCGGTAACGAAGCCGCGAACTAGGGCcgaaaaaagggaaaaatataaaaaaaaccgaTAA